Proteins from one Setaria italica strain Yugu1 chromosome V, Setaria_italica_v2.0, whole genome shotgun sequence genomic window:
- the LOC101781779 gene encoding auxin-responsive protein SAUR50, whose amino-acid sequence METVVTTTSTSKVGRKSLISRTLQRCKSGLSNGGGSGRASPAGCFSVYVGTERERFVVRAECANHPLFRRLLDDAEREYGYAAQGPLALPGCDVDAFLDVLWQMENDDDDTDGGGGQQFAAAASSPICGLHSGSKGRAAGYRMLSPRSSSPVVSRRR is encoded by the coding sequence ATGGAAACGGTggtgacgacgacgtcgactAGCAAGGTCGGGAGGAAGAGCCTGATATCAAGAACCCTGCAGCGGTGCAAGTCCGGGCTGAGCAACGGTGGCGGCTCTggccgggcgtcgccggcggggtGCTTCTCGGTGTACGTGGGCACCGAGCGGGAGCGGTTCGTGGTGCGCGCCGAGTGCGCCAACCACCCGCTGTTCCGGCGCCTCCTCGACGACGCCGAGCGCGAGTACGGGTACGCGGCGCAGGGCCCGCTGGCGCTGCCCGGCTGCGACGTCGACGCCTTCCTCGACGTGCTGTGGCAGATGgagaacgacgacgacgacaccgacggcggcggcggtcagcagttcgccgccgccgcctcgtcgccgatATGCGGCTTGCATAGCGGCAGCAAGGGCCGCGCGGCCGGGTACCGGATGCTGAGCCcgaggtcgtcgtcgccggtggTCAGCAGGAGGAGGTGA